In the genome of Ptychodera flava strain L36383 chromosome 13, AS_Pfla_20210202, whole genome shotgun sequence, one region contains:
- the LOC139147746 gene encoding anamorsin homolog, with protein sequence MIDSIRNGQHVLLLWGGAVPPDNIQDIVKTIMEKVGSTGKVQVEHIDRLHISEHKNSTFDVVISGLFQPVTAIHSSDSLAEFARILKPNGKLVLREPVVQNSDPNIRTQAKAVSAVKLSGFVNVSEPKTLEPTEDDLSTIKSSLKTTSDVSVVEILCNKPAFEVGSSSQLSFTKKPRIETDKPKLDNNAAKVWTLSAFDMADDEVDLVDQDDLLDDDDFLKPDPSTLQADCGTGSGKRKACKNCSCGLAEELENEGKTEKKSTKQSTTSACGNCYLGDAFRCASCPYLGMPAFKPGEKVSLSNRQLNADV encoded by the exons ATGATTGATTCTATACGCAATGGTCAACATGTCTTACTGTTATGGGGAGGAGCAGTGCCTCCTGACAATATCCAAGATATTGTCAAAACTATAATGGAAAAGGTTGGAAGCACTGGAAAAGTACAGGTGGAACATATAGATAGGTTGCACATAT CTGAGCATAAAAATTCAACCTTTGATGTTGTAATATCAGGTTTATTCCAACCTGTGACAGCAATTCACAGTTCAGATTCCCTGGCAGAGTTTGCCAGGATTTTGAAACCAAACGGAAAGCTGGTACTCAGAGAACCTGTTGTACAGAACAGTGACCCAAATATCAGGACACAAGCTAAAGCTGTCAGTGCTGTGAAGCTGTCAGGATTTGTAAATGTCTCTGAG CCCAAAACCCTTGAACCTACAGAAGATGATCTAAGCACaataaaaagttcattaaaaactACCAGTGATGTAAGTGTGGTTGAGATTTTATGCAACAAACCAGCGTTTGAGGTCGGATCAAGTTCACAGCTGTCATTTACAAAGAAGCCTAGAATAGAAACAG ATAAACCCAAACTTGACAACAATGCTGCCAAAGTGTGGACCCTTTCTGCATTTGACATGGCTGATGATGAAGTG GATTTGGTTGATCAAGATGATCTGTTAGATGACGATGACTTTCTTAAACCTGATCCTTCAACCCTTCAAG CGGACTGTGGGACTGGCTCAGGGAAGAGAAAAGCATGCAAAAACTG TTCCTGTGGACTAGCCGAAGAACTGGAAAATGAAGGGAAAACTGAAAAGAAATCAACAAAACAATCTACCACATCAGCGTGTGGAAAT TGTTACCTTGGCGATGCCTTCCGATGTGCAAGTTGTCCGTATTTAGGAATGCCAGCATTCAAACCAGGGGAGAAAGTCTCACTCAGCAACAGACAACTGAACGCCGATGTTTGA